Genomic segment of Desulfovibrio sp. Fe33:
CTGTCCGAAACCGGGGCCAAGCTCGCCAACCCCCTTGGGGACTTGTGGGCGTTGAATTTTGATCTGCACCCATTGCAGTCTTTCGACGGCACCGAAGTGGACAACGGCCCCGAGTATGGCGGGAGCATGAATTTCCAACCTATCATGCCCATTCCGCTTTTCGGCGAGGGTGACGAACAGTCCAAATTGGTAACCCGGCCCGTCATACCCATCGTCTTTTCCCAGCCCATCCCCAAAGGCGACGGCGATGTCCGCAAGGTCGGCGGATTCGGCGACATTCAGTTGCCGGTCCTTTACTCCCCGCCCGTCAACTTGACCGGATCGAACCTGATCGTCGGCGCTGGGTTGACGGCTCTGCTGCCCACTGCCACGGACGGGAGGTTGGGCCAGGATCAATGGGGACTGGGGCCGGCGGCCGTGCTCGGCTACAAGACGCCTCTGTTCACCGTCGGTGTTTTCCCCAATTATTTTTGGAAGGCGGCTTCGGCCGGGCAGGGAGGCAAACCCGACCTCAACCAGGGCAGCATGTTGTACTTCCTGATTTTCAACCTGCCGGACGCCTGGCAGGTGGGTATGAACCCGACTGTCACCTACAATCACAACGCCTCTGACGGGAACAAATGGACCGTGCCTGTGGGGCTGTTCGTGGGCAAGACCGTCAGCATGGGCGAAACACCCGTGAATATCAAGGCGGGGTTCGAATATTCGGTGGTCAAGCCGGATGACTTCGGTCAGCAGGCCATGTTCCGCATACAGATTACTCCGGTAATCAAGTCGCTTGTCACTGAGCCGCTTTTCGGGAAGTAGAGGTGGAAGCGGGGTCTTTGCGAATCACCTCTTCGGCCACTTCGCGGAATAAGCCGTGAAGGCAGTCCACTGCTCCGATGGCTGAGCGCTCCTTCAGGGCCACGATGTAATAATTGGTCCGCAGCTCCGGCACCAGGACAGGCAGCAGGTGGAGTTGGTCCTTGAAGGCTATATTGTCCAGGACTTCCCTCGAAGTCACGGTCACGGCATCACCGTTGCCGACCACGCGCAGGAGCGTGTGCAGGTTGTCGCATTTTATGAGCCCGGTGCCGATTTCCTCCAATTTCCCGATGTCCTTGCCCTTCAGCCTGCTGAACAGTTCCAATCCTGGGGCGGAGATCCACATGATTGCCATGGGATAGCTGAAAATGTCCGCGAAGGAAGGGGCGGGCGTTTCGGTCAGGGGATGTCCTTTTCGGCAACAGAAGAATCCCTGTTGTTGCGGCAGGGGCGTCAGATCGAACTCCGGCGAATCGAGCATGTGGGAAGCGTCCGCCACATAAAAGTCAATGAGTCGTTTGCGCAACATCCCGGTGAGCCTCGGCGCATAATCCACGGTGAGTTTGACGGTCACCTTCGGATATATCTTGTTGAAACGGCCGATGGCGTCGCCCGCCAGGACCTCCCCGGGAAACGGGCCGCATCCTATATGGATGACGCCGTTTTCCCCTCCTTTCAGCATGGAAATGTCGCGGTGAAGGAGAGTCATGTCATGGAGCAACTTCTCTCCCCGTTGCAGGATGAGCGCACCGTATCGAGTGGGCCGCAGTTTGCCGCGTGTGCGGTTGAACAGCCTGACTCCGAGTTTTTCCTCCAGGTTGAGGATGGAACGGCTGAGGGCGGGTTGGGATATGCAGAGCTTGTTCGCGGCGAGACGAAAATTGCCGTATCGGGACAAGACGTCGATTTGTTCAATATGCCTGATGGTTATGTCCATGACGCAATCCGGTTAACGTACGTGGGCGTAAGAGCGTTGGGATGAGGCCGGGGCAAGGGCCGCTTGTCTGTTCTGTTTTTCCGACGCGGGAAGGAACGGCAAATTAACATTATGTTTCATATTCTGTATATGGATAACAAAAAATTATAGAAAAGTAACCAAAATGCATTGGACAATCTCATAAACTCTCTCTAGGAATTATAATAGAGGTGATAAGTTTATGGAACGGATTACCGCCTGTGCTGTATTTCCCACATGCGCCCCGGTATGGATTTCAGCCGGTTGAAACTGCTTTGGCCGCCTGTAGGGCGTTGGGTTTTATGATGGATTCAGGGCCCCGAGATTGTATGGAAAACCGAGGAGGAATTGGCTTATGAAACCGAAGGTTTTTATTGTTGCGGCGATGGCATCCGCATTGCTGATGTGCCTTTTCTCCGTCGCTCTGGCAGCTGAGAAACCGAACATTCTTTTTATCGTGTCCGATGACACCGGCTTCGGCGACCTGGGCGTCTACGGCGGCGGTGAAGGACGCGGAATGCCCACACCCAATTTCGACCGGCTGGCCGATGAAGGCATGACGATGTTCTCGTTCTACGCCCAGCCCAGTTGCACGCCGGGCCGCGCCGCCATGCAGACCGGCCGTATCCCCAACCGCAGCGGCATGACCACCGTGGCTTTCCAGGGCCAGGGGGGCGGCCTGCCCGCTTCCGAGTGGACACTGGCCTCGGTGCTCAAGAAGGCCGGGTACAACACCTACTTTACGGGCAAGTGGCATTTGGGCGAGGACGATTACGCGCTGCCCAACGCCCACGGTTACGACGTGATGAAGTATTGCTTCCTGTACCACCTCAATGCGTACACCTATGCCGATCCCAACTGGTTCCCCGACATGGACCCCAAGCTGCGTGAAATGTTCGCGAAGGTGACCAAGGGTTCCCTGTCCGCCAAGGCCGGAGAACAGGCCAAGGAGGACTTCAAGGTCGACGGCTCATACAACAACACCCCGGAAAAGGGCGTGGTCGGTATTCCCTTCGTGGACAGCTATGTGGAAAAGGCGACGCTGGAATTCCTGGAGGAGGCCGCAAAGGGCGCCAAGGACGGCAAGCCGTTCTTCATCAACGCCAACTTCATGAAGGTGCACCAGCCCAACCTTCCGGCCCCCGAGTTCAAGCACAAGTCCCTGTCCAAGACCAAGTACGCCGACTCCATCGTGGAGCTCGATACCCGTGTTGGCCGCATCATGGACAAGCTGCGCGAACTGGGCCTGGACAAGAACACCCTGGTCTTCTGGACCACGGATAACGGCGCTTGGCAGGATGTGTACCCCGACGCGGGATACACTCCCTTCCGCGGCACCAAGGGAACCGTCCGCGAGGGCGGCAACCGCGTCCCGGCCATCGCCTGGATGCCCGGCAAGATCAAGGCCGGAAGCCGCAACAGCGACATCCTCGGCGGTTTGGACCTGATGGCCACCTTCGCCGCCATGGCCGGCGTCAAGCTTCCTGAAAACAACGTCGAGGGCAAGCCCATGGTCTTCGACAGCTACGACATGTCCCCGGTCCTTTTCGGCAAGGGCAAGTCCGAGCGCAACAGTTGGTTCTACTTCACCGAAAACGAGTTGAGCCCCGGCGCGGTGCGCGTGGGCAACTACAAGGCCGTGTACAATCTCCGCGGCGACAACGGTATGCCCACCGGTGGCATGGCCGTGGATTCCAACC
This window contains:
- a CDS encoding LysR family transcriptional regulator → MDITIRHIEQIDVLSRYGNFRLAANKLCISQPALSRSILNLEEKLGVRLFNRTRGKLRPTRYGALILQRGEKLLHDMTLLHRDISMLKGGENGVIHIGCGPFPGEVLAGDAIGRFNKIYPKVTVKLTVDYAPRLTGMLRKRLIDFYVADASHMLDSPEFDLTPLPQQQGFFCCRKGHPLTETPAPSFADIFSYPMAIMWISAPGLELFSRLKGKDIGKLEEIGTGLIKCDNLHTLLRVVGNGDAVTVTSREVLDNIAFKDQLHLLPVLVPELRTNYYIVALKERSAIGAVDCLHGLFREVAEEVIRKDPASTSTSRKAAQ
- a CDS encoding arylsulfatase, translated to MCLFSVALAAEKPNILFIVSDDTGFGDLGVYGGGEGRGMPTPNFDRLADEGMTMFSFYAQPSCTPGRAAMQTGRIPNRSGMTTVAFQGQGGGLPASEWTLASVLKKAGYNTYFTGKWHLGEDDYALPNAHGYDVMKYCFLYHLNAYTYADPNWFPDMDPKLREMFAKVTKGSLSAKAGEQAKEDFKVDGSYNNTPEKGVVGIPFVDSYVEKATLEFLEEAAKGAKDGKPFFINANFMKVHQPNLPAPEFKHKSLSKTKYADSIVELDTRVGRIMDKLRELGLDKNTLVFWTTDNGAWQDVYPDAGYTPFRGTKGTVREGGNRVPAIAWMPGKIKAGSRNSDILGGLDLMATFAAMAGVKLPENNVEGKPMVFDSYDMSPVLFGKGKSERNSWFYFTENELSPGAVRVGNYKAVYNLRGDNGMPTGGMAVDSNLGWKGPDKYVATVPQVFDLWQDPQERYDVFMNNYTEHTWTMVGFNLAVQDLMKTYVQYPPEKLQSEVYTGPMTLTNYQRFQYVRDSLKKEGISLPMPTGN